AGCAGTCAAAGATGTTCTGGGCCACGGCGAACCTCGTCGTCGATGGGCAAGGCGCGTTCGATTGGTTCCGCGAGGGCGAAAAACGTGGCAATGTCCGCTACGCGAGTGGACTGGGAGGCAATGACCGCCGCTTCCTGATGCTGCAATACAGCGTCGATGGCATGAACTGGTTTCAGGCGGGCTGCGTGGCGCAAGCGGGCAAGATCTCGCAGTCCTTCATGTATGCGCGGCCTGTCATTGATGGCGATGACCTCGCCATCATCGCCCGCAGCAGCATCAAGGCACCGAACCAGCACGATGCCGATCACGCCACCTTCCACCGCGTGAAAAACTTCCGCAGCCTTGCGCTGAAACTCACCCCTGAACCGGAGGAGTAGCTTTGATTGGCAATCGAAGCCGAACAACCACACGCCGAACTCATCCCCCATGAAACTTCATCTTCTTCTCTGTGCCTTCTTCTTCAGCGCACTCCATGCCGCCGAACCATTTCTGGAAAAGTCTGCTGTCTTCCCGCCCGGCATGAACGGCATCGCGCGGTATCGCATTCCGGGCATCGTCGTCACCACGAAGGGAACGGTGCTGGCTTACAGCGAGGCGAGGAAGAATAACAGCTCTGACTGGGGCGAGATCGAGATTCATCTGCGGCGCTCGACCGATGGTGGGAAGACTTGGGAGGCGGGCAAACACATCGCTCATCACGGCGCACGGCTGGAAGGCAATCCGCGCAAGAAGGAAGGCGGCGAACGCGAGCAGACGGTGAACAATCCCGTCGCCATCGTGGATCGCGAGACGGGTACGATTGAGTTTCTCTACTGCATCAACTACGCGCGCTGTTACTCCATCCGCAGCACCGATGACGGCCTCACCTGGAGCGCGCCCGTGGACATCACGGCGACGTTTGAGCCGTTTCGGCGGCATTACGACTGGAAGGTCATCGCCACGGGGCCGGGGCATGGTATTCAGATGAAAAGCGGACGGCTCGTGGTGCCGATCTGGCTGGCTTATGGCAAGGAAGGCGATCACAAGCCCTCTGCTGCCGCCACGATCTACAGCGATGATCACGGCAAGACCTGGAAGGCCGGCGATCTCTGCCTGCCGAACGAAGGCGATCTCGGCAATCCGAACGAAACGATGATCGCCGAGTTGTCCGATGGTCGCGTGATGCTCGTCGCTCGCAGCGTGTCGCAGGCGAATCGCAAACTCATCACCACCAGCGCGGATGGAGCCACGGGCTGGAGCAAGCCGGTGTTTCATGACCAGCTTTGGGAGCCGGTCTGCATGGCCAGCATCGTCTCGCATCCGTCCAAGCCGGGCACGCTGCTGTTTTCCAATCCGCATCGCCTCCCGCTCGACAAAGACGGTAAAGAAGTTCCCGCCGGTCGTGGCAAGCGCGAGAATCTCTGCATCAAGCTCAGCCGCGACGATGGCAAGACCTGGCCGGTGAACAAAGTCCTCGATCCCGGCAAAGCCGCCTACTCCGACCTCGCCGTTCTGCCGGATGGCACCGTGCTTTGTTTGTATGAAGCCGAAAGCTCCATCGACTGCGCGCGCTTCAATCTGGAA
Above is a genomic segment from Prosthecobacter sp. containing:
- a CDS encoding sialidase family protein, coding for MKLHLLLCAFFFSALHAAEPFLEKSAVFPPGMNGIARYRIPGIVVTTKGTVLAYSEARKNNSSDWGEIEIHLRRSTDGGKTWEAGKHIAHHGARLEGNPRKKEGGEREQTVNNPVAIVDRETGTIEFLYCINYARCYSIRSTDDGLTWSAPVDITATFEPFRRHYDWKVIATGPGHGIQMKSGRLVVPIWLAYGKEGDHKPSAAATIYSDDHGKTWKAGDLCLPNEGDLGNPNETMIAELSDGRVMLVARSVSQANRKLITTSADGATGWSKPVFHDQLWEPVCMASIVSHPSKPGTLLFSNPHRLPLDKDGKEVPAGRGKRENLCIKLSRDDGKTWPVNKVLDPGKAAYSDLAVLPDGTVLCLYEAESSIDCARFNLEWVTQ